In Zingiber officinale cultivar Zhangliang chromosome 6A, Zo_v1.1, whole genome shotgun sequence, a single genomic region encodes these proteins:
- the LOC121998112 gene encoding 50S ribosomal protein L21, chloroplastic-like: MASALGAAAVLSPPVGLFSLSRSLPTFSVSSKVRFPSIPTRLSSSQRPFLPLSSSIARKSNLRAAAEEESIHTEDVDPAVPAPVEEQLAASTAAKEEDVFAVVMVGSRQYIVIPGRFLYTQRLKDANVNDKIILNKVLLVGTRTKAYIGQPIVTNAAVHAVVEEQGLDHKVIVFKYKRKKNYRRNIGHRQPRTRIRITGITGYENFPAETMPENVPA; this comes from the exons ATGGCTTCCGCCCTCGGTGCCGCCGCTGTCCTTTCGCCTCCCGTCggcctcttctccctctcccgCAGTCTCCCAACCTTCTCCGTTTCCTCCAAAGTTCGATTCCCCTCTATCCCGACCCGCCTTTCCTCATCTCAAAGGCCTTTCCTCCCCCTTTCATCTTCAATCGCCCGCAAGTCGAACTTGCGCGCGGCTGCCGAAGAGGAGTCCATCCACACTGAGGATGTTGATCCGGCGGTTCCAGCGCCGGTGGAGGAGCAGTTGGCCGCTTCCACCGCCGCCAAAGAGGAAGACGTCTTTGCGGTAGTAATG GTCGGCTCACGGCAGTACATTGTTATCCCTGGACGATTCCTCTACACGCAGAGATTGAAAGATGCTAACGTCAATGACAAG ATTATTCTAAACAAAGTTTTGTTGGTTGGAACTCGAACAAAGGCATACATTGGACAACCAATTGTAACTAATGCTGCTGTGCATGCTGTTGTTGAGGAACAG GGATTAGATCACAAAGTAATTGTTTTTAAATACAAGAGAAAGAAGAACTACCGCCGGAACATTGGTCATCGTCAG CCAAGAACACGGATAAGAATCACCGGCATAACTGGATATGAAAATTTTCCTGCGGAAACTATGCCTGAGAATGTGCCTGCATAG